The window GCGTGGAGTGGGAAGTGTGATTTGAAAAGGATACGTCAGTGTTTGCCCCGCCGCGAGTTTCGTTGCGCCAGCGAGCTTGATCGTGGCTTCTTCGACGAACGTGTTGCCCTGGTCGCGCGGAACAAATTCTTTGCGGATGGCTTGGATGCGGACTTGGGTCACGTCGAAATTTTTCTGCGGGCGCACGATGAACGTGCCGGCGACCGTTGCGCCCATCGCCCAGTGATGTCCAGGCAACGCGAGCGCGAGTTCCGCCTCGTTCGATTCATTCGAGTAGCCAAACTCGCCGGCAGTATTGGGTTGATTCGGTTTTGCCGCGACGAGAATCTCGACCTCTTCGTTCAAGTCCGAAGCCATCTTGCGGTCAAGCGTCGCGCGCACCAACCACTTGAGCCGGAGGATTCGCCCATCCGACATCGTCGGCGGCGCGTTCGTTGGAATCGCCAAATCAAATTCGAAAGTCTGTTTCGTGTTCGCGCGCAGCGTGCCGGCTTTGAGCAACACGACCGTGGCAACTGGCTTTTCTTCCGAGGTCCACAAAGTCTCCTCGCTCGTTTCGGTATTCCCATCCGAGTCGGTCGAGCGACTTTCGTACCGATATTGATATTCTTCTTTGCAGACCAACGCGATGCGCCCTTCTTGGAATTTGATTTCGTTTTGACTTTCGACGGTGAGTGTGCCGTGGACCGTCTCGCCGAAAGAAAACGTTGCCTGCGGGCGCGCGAGCGTGATGGTCTGGTAAGCCTTGCCGCCCTTGAGAAAATCGAACACGATCCTCCTCCTCTGGATTGGGTTTTGGAAAAGTTAAAGCACCTATCGTGCCGCGTGCATTCAGGGCACACGAAAGGTGCTTTGGTTTATCGCGATAAATGATTGATTTGACAGAGCCGGGCGTGGAGTTGAGACATCCTCTTGCTTCCCCTTTGAATGATCAAGTTGGATGTTGGTTGCGCCAAGTATAGCATATCTCTTTGAGAAATCAACTTGACGCATTGCAACGAATGGACGCGTGTGGTATCATCCGCGCACGGATTTCCGAAATGCAAATGACGCGTTGTTTAGGATTGACCGACGAACGTCGCCGTTGCGCGGCGTTGCCCATGAATGGGACCGGTTATTGCGCGCGACATCGCCCAGCGAATTTCGTCAACGAATCGGTTCGCGCCGAGCCAGGTTTCGTGCGGCGATGGCTCGCCCCATTTCGTCCGCGCGCGTTTACGGCAGTGGTGCGGGACGATGTGAAACTGCCGGTACCGCGGACGATGCGGCATCGCTCATTCGATTTCATCGTCGAGCAATTGTTGCGCGGCGCGGATTCGACCACGCGCTGGTCTGCCGCGTACGCCTTGCGGCGGCGGCGCGAGCTTGCCGCGCTCGAACCGTTATGGCACGTTCTGCATCACGAGCGCGTCGCGTTGGTGCGGCAACAAGCCGCGGTTGCGCTCGGCAAAATCGGTACGCGCATGGTTGTGTCTCCGCTCGTCGAAGCGTTGTGGCACGATGTTGATCCCGGCGTGCGCCATGTGTGCGCGATCGCGCTCGGCAACTTGGGCGAGCCGACCGCGGCGCGCGATCTTGCCGATGCGCTCGCGCGCGAGCACGCGATTTTTGTGCGCTGGGATTGTGTGCTCGCGCTCGGTCAACTCGGCGACCGCGCGTTCGAGCCGCTCCTCGTCGAACTCGCGCAGACGGAACGAACTGATGTGATTCGCCGCGCGTGCCAGGACGCGCTCGCGCAGATGCGACTACGCCAAGCATAATACTGTCACGCATCGCGCGACAGACCTAGGGGGCAAAGCGTGCCGATTAGTAGTTTGCCTATTCTGTTGACCCGTTTCATCGGTCGCGCGAAAGAGATCGCGAACGCGCGTCCCCCATGCCGATTGACCTCCTCAAGAATTTCCTCCGCGAGAAAAACCTACTCCTCGTGTTGGATACTGCGAGCATTTGATTCACGCGTGCGCACAGTTAGCTGAGTCGCTTTTGACCCATTGCCCCGATCTGAAAATTCTGGCGACGAGCCGCGATGGACTGAACATTGCGGGCGAGACCACGTTTCGCGTGCCGTCGCGCGCGCTTCCGAATGTTCGCCAATTGCCGCCGCTCGAATCATTCGCGCAATTCGAAGCGATTCGATTGTTCACCGAGCGCGCGCGTGCCGCAAGCCCCGACTTTGAGTTGACGGATGCGAACAAGGCATCCATTGCGCAAATCTGTGCGCGACTGGATGGGATGCCGCTCGCGCTTGAACGCAGTAGCACCCCGACAACGGCGGACGAATTGCAAGCACCTTCCGATTGCCAGCCGCCCCGCCGTTGTCGGGGTGCGTGTGTTTCGCGTTCGCGCAGTTTTTTCAATGTGCGTTTGTTTCCAACAGTGCTCTGTGTTATAATCATTCGCAGAAAGTTGCAAGTAGGTGGAGGTGATTTAGATGATGCAACAAACTGCCTTGAAGTATGACGTGCAAGTGCTAGAAAACGGGCATATCGAATTACCTGTTCCGTTCCCAGCTGGCGCACATTTGATTATCTTCATTCTTCCAGCCGACGATACTTTTGAAGACTTGCTCTTGGCTTCGGAGAGCCGTCTTGATTTCTGGAACAATCCCTGGGATGATGAGGACTGGAACAATGCCTAAGCAAGGTGAGATTGTCCTGATCCCGATTCCGTTCACCGACCTTTCATCACAAAAGCGGCGACCAGTTATCATCGTATCCAACGATGCCTACAACGGCAAGAGTACTGACATTGTTGTTGTCGCGATGACTTCCAACCCCGCGTCAGTGGATTACAGTTTCGCGATTACCTCTGCGGATTTAGAGACGGGCAGTCTCAATCGCCCATCGAAAATACGTGTGGACAAAATCTACACGCTGTCCCAATCCATCATCGTCAAGTCGTTCGGACAAGTGAATGTGAAAACGCTTGAGCGAGTCCGTCAAACGCTGAAAGATTTGACCGACAAAAAGTCATAGCGAAAAGTCGAGGTGCTGCCCGCACAAGCATTTTTGCCCGCCA is drawn from Chloroflexota bacterium and contains these coding sequences:
- a CDS encoding sporulation protein produces the protein MFDFLKGGKAYQTITLARPQATFSFGETVHGTLTVESQNEIKFQEGRIALVCKEEYQYRYESRSTDSDGNTETSEETLWTSEEKPVATVVLLKAGTLRANTKQTFEFDLAIPTNAPPTMSDGRILRLKWLVRATLDRKMASDLNEEVEILVAAKPNQPNTAGEFGYSNESNEAELALALPGHHWAMGATVAGTFIVRPQKNFDVTQVRIQAIRKEFVPRDQGNTFVEEATIKLAGATKLAAGQTLTYPFQITLPTPRPPTGHTAHGEVSWAIKGVLARRLRGDTTVDETIWVYNFLPAQ
- a CDS encoding HEAT repeat domain-containing protein; amino-acid sequence: MTRCLGLTDERRRCAALPMNGTGYCARHRPANFVNESVRAEPGFVRRWLAPFRPRAFTAVVRDDVKLPVPRTMRHRSFDFIVEQLLRGADSTTRWSAAYALRRRRELAALEPLWHVLHHERVALVRQQAAVALGKIGTRMVVSPLVEALWHDVDPGVRHVCAIALGNLGEPTAARDLADALAREHAIFVRWDCVLALGQLGDRAFEPLLVELAQTERTDVIRRACQDALAQMRLRQA
- a CDS encoding type II toxin-antitoxin system PemK/MazF family toxin; this encodes MPKQGEIVLIPIPFTDLSSQKRRPVIIVSNDAYNGKSTDIVVVAMTSNPASVDYSFAITSADLETGSLNRPSKIRVDKIYTLSQSIIVKSFGQVNVKTLERVRQTLKDLTDKKS